A stretch of the Papaver somniferum cultivar HN1 chromosome 6, ASM357369v1, whole genome shotgun sequence genome encodes the following:
- the LOC113290486 gene encoding Werner Syndrome-like exonuclease, whose protein sequence is MANSNYTVQFNGVNIVTTVTNSSLFIDSVLNEFRSKRVIGLDIEWNSASPTSKVATLQLCHGNRCIIIQLLHLDFIPNSLKNLLSDRSVNFVGVGITQDIARLDCDYGLKCWYGHELGPLADRVYRTQQFSGAGLVSLMQQVVGGRMERSEFVTRSNWGVNILNTEQITYATIDAYASFAIGNKLLGGNN, encoded by the coding sequence ATGGCTAACAGTAACTACACTGTCCAGTTCAATGGTGTCAACATAGTAACAACCGTAACAAATTCATCTTTGTTTATCGACTCTGTCCTTAACGAGTTTCGCTCGAAACGTGTAATTGGTCTCGACATCGAATGGAATTCAGCTTCACCCACCAGCAAGGTTGCAACACTTCAGTTATGTCATGGAAATCGTTGCATTATCATTCAGCTGCTTCACTTGGATTTTATCCCGAACTCTTTGAAAAACTTGCTTTCGGATCGATCAGTAAATTTTGTTGGTGTAGGCATCACGCAGGATATCGCGAGGTTGGATTGCGACTATGGTCTTAAGTGCTGGTATGGTCATGAGTTGGGTCCTCTTGCTGACAGGGTTTACCGTACCCAGCAGTTTAGTGGTGCTGGATTGGTTTCGTTGATGCAACAAGTTGTGGGAGGCCGTATGGAGAGATCGGAGTTTGTGACTCGCTCGAACTGGGGTGTAAACATCCTTAACACTGAGCAAATCACATATGCTACCATTGATGCTTATGCTTCTTTTGCAATTGGAAACAAGTTGTTGGGTGGAAATAACTAG